One bacterium genomic region harbors:
- a CDS encoding 6-bladed beta-propeller, whose protein sequence is MRQILFLLIINLIVAGCASSPQVTVNVSEEYRDDTLFQWTYRRHNLQFPHGIAIDKEDNIYIADTNNHRICKFNKNGDIIMKLGSMGTETGKFKFPYGVGVDSVGNIYVADTNNYRIQKFDRDGNFLLTFGQPGFEEGEFDRPYSIYVDKNDNVYVVDTYNHRIQKFTSSGNFTIQIGSAGTGEGQFRHPSGVGVDSLSNIYVVDMGNNRIQKFSPTGLYLHKWGKFGSSEDGDFNQPQGICSDASDDIFVLDTDNHRIQKFSPFGSFILKFGKFGSADGEFNQPTGIARNSAGNLYIVDTYNHRIQKFTSTGSFIFTIQ, encoded by the coding sequence AATTTAATAGTCGCTGGTTGTGCTTCTTCCCCGCAGGTGACTGTTAATGTAAGTGAAGAATACCGTGATGATACTTTATTTCAATGGACTTATCGGCGCCATAACCTCCAGTTTCCACACGGGATTGCGATAGATAAAGAAGATAATATCTATATTGCGGATACCAATAATCATCGAATCTGTAAATTTAATAAAAATGGTGATATTATTATGAAACTGGGCAGTATGGGCACAGAAACAGGTAAGTTTAAATTCCCTTACGGCGTAGGAGTAGATTCGGTTGGTAATATTTATGTGGCGGATACTAATAACTACCGGATACAAAAGTTTGATAGAGATGGAAATTTCCTGCTAACTTTTGGTCAACCTGGATTTGAAGAGGGAGAGTTTGACCGACCTTATAGTATCTATGTTGATAAGAATGATAATGTCTATGTTGTCGATACCTATAATCATCGGATACAAAAATTTACCTCAAGTGGAAATTTTACCATTCAAATAGGTAGTGCTGGAACCGGGGAGGGACAGTTTAGACATCCCTCAGGAGTAGGTGTAGATTCCTTAAGTAATATTTATGTGGTTGATATGGGCAATAATCGAATTCAAAAATTTAGCCCCACGGGTTTATATCTTCATAAATGGGGTAAATTTGGAAGTAGTGAAGATGGAGATTTTAATCAACCACAAGGGATTTGTTCGGATGCCTCTGATGATATTTTTGTGCTTGATACCGATAATCATCGAATACAAAAGTTTAGCCCTTTTGGAAGTTTTATCCTTAAATTTGGTAAGTTTGGTTCTGCGGATGGTGAGTTCAATCAACCAACTGGTATCGCCAGGAACTCTGCAGGAAATCTTTATATCGTAGATACCTATAATCACCGTATTCAAAAATTTACCTCAACGGGTAGCTTTATTTTTACTATCCAGTAG